Below is a genomic region from Isosphaeraceae bacterium EP7.
GGCGAGCACGCCGAACACCATCGACGCGCACCGGGTCATCTGGCTGGCCGGGGAGCGTGGCGTCCAGGACGCGGTTGGTGGAGTCCCTGTTCCTGGCCTACTTCACCGAAGGCCGTGATCTGTCAGACCGAGCCACACTCTCGGCGATCGCGGTCGGTGCCGGACTCGACAAGGCAGAGGTTGACGGGCTCCTGGCGAGCGAGGCGGGCCTGGATGCCGTCCGGGCTGGGGAGGAACAAGGCCGCCGCCACGGCGTGTCCGGCGTGCCGTTCTTCGTCGTCAACGGGAAGGTCGCCCTGTCCGGTGCCCAACCGCCGGAGCTATTCCTGCAGGCGTTCGAGCAGGCGGGCGAGACGGTTGTGGCTGGGGAGGCGTGTGATGGACTTCCCCACGAATGGCGAGCGCCGGGTTAACGGTTTATGAGGCTTTTTCGTACTCGGCGGGTGACAGGTAGCCCAGCGACGAATGCCGCCGGACTCGATTGAAGAAGACCTCGATGTACTCGAAGATGCTCGCCCTCGCCTCCGCCCTCGTCGCGAAGTTCTCGCCCTGAGTCAGCTCCTTTTTCAGGCTCGCGAAGAAGCTCTCCATCGGCGCATTATCCCAGCAGTTCGCCCGACGGCTCATGCTGCCGGTGATCCCGTGCCTGGCCAGCACCCCCCGGTAGTGCTCGCTGGCGTACTGGCTCCCCCGGTCCGAATGGGTCACCAACCCCGCGACGGGCCGCCGGCCGGCCAAGGCCATCTCCAGGGCGTCGACGACCAGCCGGCTGTCGATCCGCTCGGACATCGACCAGCCCACGATCCGCCGCGAGTGGAGGTCCTCCACCGCCGCCAGGTAGAGCCACCCCTCGGCGGTGGCCACATAGGTGATGTCGGCCGTCCAGGCCCGATCCGGGGCCCCCGGCTCGAACTCGCGGTTCAGGACGTTCTCGGCCACGGGGCGGTCGTGGTTGGAGTCGGTCGTGACGCGGAACTTCCGCCTCGTCCTGGCGGCGATCCCCTCCCGACGCATCAGCTTGGCCACGGTGTTCACGCAGCAGGGCTCGCCCCGTGCGATCAACTCGGCGTGAATTCGAGGGCTTCCGTCGCGGGCCTTCACTTCGCCGTGGATCGCCTTGATCGAGACGACCAGGGCCTCGCGCCTCCGGGCCTGCTCGCTGTCCGGCCTTCCCCGCCAGTCGTAGTCGCCGCCGGCGGAGACGCGCAGGACCCGGCACATCAGCCGGACCGGCCATCGATCCCGGTGGCGCTCGACGAAGCCGTACCTCATGACGACTCCCTGGCGAAGAAGGCCGTCGCTTTTTTCAAGATGTCGCGCTCCATCGTGAGCCGCTTGACCTCGGCCCGCAGCCGACGCAGCTCCTCCTCGTGCGCGGGCGGGTTCCCCTTGCCGGGGAAGGCCTGGTCACCGCCCTCGGCCGGGGCCCGCTTCCAGCCCCGCAGCAGGCTCTCGGAGAGGTCGAGGTCGCGTGCGACCTCGGCGACGCTCTTGCCCTGCTCGTTGACGAGCTTGACGGCCTGGGCCTTGAACTCGGGTGTGAAGGTTCGTCGTGTCGTCGCCATCGGGGGACTCCTGGGTTCGAGCTTATGCTCTTAACCCGGCGCCCGCTATCCGTGGGAAAGTCCATTCAGCATCTGCTTGTCAAGCAGAGGTCGGCGACCAGCTGCTTGAGCTTCTGGCTCTCCGCATCGAGGAGCCGCATCCGTTTTGGCTCGGTAGTGCCGAGCTCGCGATATTCGAACTTCCTGCGGAAGTAAGCTGCCTAGCTCACGCCCGGCTTGCGGCACGTCTTCTCGACGCCTAGGTCTGCCTTGGCCTTCCTCTGCGCGAAGACGAACTACTCCTCGGTGAACCTTGACTTCCTCGCGAATCGGGCACATTTAAGGGGAGCCTTGCCGCATCCGAGTTCTCGAATAAGACTGTCCACCCTTTCGGGGGCATGTCAGAAATCAAACGTTGGCCGCACCGCCTCGACCCCTATTGACAATCAGGTGGCCAGGTTCTTGCCGAGGAGGGGGAGTTTCGATCCCCTCCACAGCGACCGGATCATCGCCGGCTGGCCACCGAGTCGCTCCAGATGGCCGTTGATGACTCGATCCAGGTCGTGCACGTCTGTGGGCACGAAGTTGGCCATCAGGCCGTGCTTCAGGTGCCCCCAGATGAACTCCACCGGGTTGAGGTCCGGGGCGTAGGCCGGCAGCCGCCCCTGATGCAGGCGAGGATAGCGGGACAGGAACGCCCGGATCAGCGGGCCCTTGTGATTGCTCCCACCATCCCAGACCACGATGACCCGCCCCCGAAGGTGTCGCAGCAGGCCCCCCAGGAATGCCACGACTGCCGCCGTGTCGATGGAATGCGCCGGGTCGGTCCGCCAGTAGAGCCCCACCCGCCGCCGGACCGGGGCGACGCTGATGGCGGCGATCGTCGAGACCTTGTCGCGGTGCCGGCCGAACCCGGTGAGCACCGGCGTCCGCCCCACCGGGGCCCAGGTCCGGCGCACCGTGGGGTTGATGAAGAACCCGCTCTCGTCGATCAGGACGAGGTGGGCGTGCTCGTCCCGGGCTTTTTTTCCAGGCGCGGCCAGTCCTCGGCGGCCCAGCGGGCGATGGCCGGGTTGTCGCGTTCCACCGCCGTGGTCACGGGCTTCTGCGGCGAGTGGCCGCGGCGGCTGAGCCACTCGGCCAGGTCGTTGGAGTTGAAGCGGACGCCGTACCGCTTGGCGATCACCTCGGCCAGCCTCCGCGTCGTCCAGAGCCGGGTCTTGAATCCGAAGGCCTCGGGGCTGGCGGCCAGCCAGGAGAGGACCGACCGCTCCTGCCTGCGCGACAGCTTCGGAGCGGGCCCAGGGTGCGGCTTGCCCTTGAGACCGTCCTCGCCGGCGGCGCGATAGGCGGCCATCCACTTGCCGACGGCCTTGAGCGAGACGCCCAGGAACGCGGCGACATCCTTCTGCTTCCAGCCCTCATTGACCCGCGTCACCGCCAGGCGGCGTCGGGCTTCCAGTTCGGCGGCGGATCCCCGGGGTTTCATCCCCCAATGCTACAGTCGATCCGACGGGCGTGACAAGTACCGGGCTACCTGAACGTCAATAGGCCCCGAGCAAGGGAGCCGTGCCGTCCTAGTTTTTTTGATAAATTAGTTTCTCCAGCCCCGGTTTTCGCGCTGTAACGTACACCGCTGTTCGAAAGAAGGGCCGTTTGGTTACGGCCTCGCTCTCGAACAATGGCTTGTAGTTACGAAAAAGTGGCCGAATCTCTCACAAATTCCAATCGACATCTTAGGTTTTCAATTTTTCGTCACGGTCTCGCCCAGGCCGAAACACTAACCCTCGAATGATCATCCCTGACTTGCACTGGGATTTCGCACAGAGGTCGGTACCCTTCCAGATGCCATCTACTGGATGGGCCTGTTCGTGCTCGCACATCGTCTCATCTTGACGATGATCCCTTTATCAGATGGGTTACACCCTTTTATAGGGCTGGTCAAGGAGCCTGTCGGAGTCGGAAATCCTTCGAGGATGCTCCGTTCCAAACATCGCCGGGATCGGACCTTAGTTGTCCACTTTTGGTCTCAATCGCCGGAAGATATCAATCGCTCTTCGATCGATCCAAGAACATGCGCTATTTGTTTCTTCCCCCAGTGCGGTCGGGAGGGCGGTTTTGGATCAAGGCAACAAGTTTTTTATGTTAATTTTTACTTATGACTTCTCTGTAGAACTAGACCAGGCGACCTCACTTCGAACGGAAGTTGCTCATCATCTTCTCCTAAGGAATACCGAGGTTTTATAGATGTTTAACTTCAAAATACACTCTCATCCTCATCGAAATTTGCGGTCACGAGCGATTTTCAGTATTTCGCGGCATAGCACCAGCCTGGAAATGCTGGAAGCTCGAATCTTATTGGCCGTGAATGCGATTGTGGCCGAAAATCAACTTCCCGGAACGCCCGATACTGTTTGGAACGTCAATGGTGCCGGTGATTCCAGTATCCAAGGCTTCGCCACCGACATTAGCGTTGATCAGGGACAGACAGTTTCCTTCAAGATCAAAGACACGGATAGTGCCCCTTACCGTGTCGATATTTATCGGATGGGATACTACGCCGGACTTGGAGCACGTCTTGTTTCCACGATTCCGTCGTCGCAAACCCTGAGGCAGGTGCAGCCCAATCCCTTGAAGAACAACACGACAGGGTTGGTCGACGCCGGAAATTGGGCCGTTTCTGCCAGTTGGGCCGTTCCCTCGAATGCGACTTCAGGGATTTACTTTGCACGTATGACCCGTGAGGATACAGGAGGAGCCAGCCTGGCCTACTTCGTCGTCCGGGATGATGACGGTGGTTCGGATCTACTTTTCCAGACCTCCGACACGACCTGGCAAGCTTACAACACATGGGGCGGAAATAGCCTGTACTCGACAACCGATCCCTTACCGGCCAGTCGGGCCTTCGCGGTCAGCTATAATCGCCCTCTGACCGTCGATTCGACGTATGGTGGATCCGGCAACTTCAATTCGCCGCTGCATGCCGAATACCCGATGGTTCGTTGGCTTGAGGCAAATGGATACAATGTTAGTTATTTCACCGATGTTGACAGCGACCGAAACGGGAGTCTAATTCGTACACACAAAACCTTCGTTTCTGTTGGTCACGACGAATATTGGTCGGGGAATCAAAGAGCAAATGTGGAGT
It encodes:
- a CDS encoding IS3 family transposase (programmed frameshift), whose product is MATTRRTFTPEFKAQAVKLVNEQGKSVAEVARDLDLSESLLRGWKRAPAEGGDQAFPGKGNPPAHEEELRRLRAEVKRLTMERDILKKATAFLRQGVVMRYGFVERHRDRWPVRLMCRVLRVSAGGDYDWRGRPDSEQARRREALVVSIKAIHGEVKARDGSPRIHAELIARGEPCCVNTVAKLMRREGIAARTRRKFRVTTDSNHDRPVAENVLNREFEPGAPDRAWTADITYVATAEGWLYLAAVEDLHSRRIVGWSMSERIDSRLVVDALEMALAGRRPVAGLVTHSDRGSQYASEHYRGVLARHGITGSMSRRANCWDNAPMESFFASLKKELTQGENFATRAEARASIFEYIEVFFNRVRRHSSLGYLSPAEYEKAS
- a CDS encoding DsbA family protein, with product MESLFLAYFTEGRDLSDRATLSAIAVGAGLDKAEVDGLLASEAGLDAVRAGEEQGRRHGVSGVPFFVVNGKVALSGAQPPELFLQAFEQAGETVVAGEACDGLPHEWRAPG
- a CDS encoding transposase encodes the protein MRRTWAPVGRTPVLTGFGRHRDKVSTIAAISVAPVRRRVGLYWRTDPAHSIDTAAVVAFLGGLLRHLRGRVIVVWDGGSNHKGPLIRAFLSRYPRLHQGRLPAYAPDLNPVEFIWGHLKHGLMANFVPTDVHDLDRVINGHLERLGGQPAMIRSLWRGSKLPLLGKNLAT
- a CDS encoding winged helix-turn-helix domain-containing protein, which gives rise to MKPRGSAAELEARRRLAVTRVNEGWKQKDVAAFLGVSLKAVGKWMAAYRAAGEDGLKGKPHPGPAPKLSRRQERSVLSWLAASPEAFGFKTRLWTTRRLAEVIAKRYGVRFNSNDLAEWLSRRGHSPQKPVTTAVERDNPAIARWAAEDWPRLEKKPGTSTPTSS